The genomic segment ACACatgcaaaacaaaaaagtaaGAGTCTCTGCAGTAACAACCACTACCCTAAAGTTGACAGTCGTTAAATTTTACACATACTCAAAATTCAAAAGGGTCAAACaggtttttctggttttcttGAAACGTTTCGTCTTGTGCCACCAGAATATCGCTAACACCGTGAACCACGACCCTGTCGTTAAAGAATAGATCAGGAAATAACACCGGAACTCCGTTAAGAATCAAAACGCCGTCAGATCTGGTGATGTTGATGCTGAATCCATCCAAGAACGTCGGCAACATAAATCCGTCGCCGAAATTCACGAGATCGTTCCACAGAAACCGGCACGGTACGACGTGCCGGCGAAAGAACGAAGGATACTGGTCGAAATCGCCTATGCGGTTCATCACCGAGTCGTCCGCCGGAGCGAACACAGTGATTCCGTTTGGCTCCGCGACACCGGATAGCTGCATTCCAAGAAACGAAGCCACAGCGGAGTATCCACCACTTTTTAGGGTTTGGATGGCTCGGTTAAAGGAATCGGAAGCACCAGAGGTGCGGTTCTTGGCAGAACAAAAGGAGTTCGAATCAGAACTAGGACCTTGACCGTTAAATTGAAAGTTAGGATCAAAGAACCTGTCAATGCCGTAGACTAAAAGAAAACCATCGTCGTAGATTGGTGATGGCGTGAGTTTTATGTTGTTAATGGAGGTTGCGCGATCGGATGGAGAGGTTGTGACGGTGAGAGACTGGCCGGGGAGCATTGTCGGGATCCTTGCGCCGGCGCTTAGGAGGCGGAGACTGGACGGGGTGAGCGGGAGCGGCGCGAGGTGGAAGCGGAGGAGGTCAAGGGACGGCTGGCCAGATTTCTTGAACGCGGAATCGGAGGGAGCGAAGACGGTGGCAGAAGGAGACTGCTCTAGAAGCCTTTCGGCAACGACTTCTAGTGTTAGAGCCATAGACACGAACCCTGAATCCAAGAGGACATCGGCGGCGTCAAATACGGCTTCGCGCGGTAGTGCATGACAGAAAGAGGATAAGACGAAGGAGGGGATGAAGAAGAGGAGCGCGAGCGAGGACGCCATTGATGAACCTCAAGATTTGGCGGGATTTTGGAACTTTCTACTATTGAACCCTACGAAGAAGTAAACACGCTTTCCAGTACCTTATATGTAAGTTAATTGCTAACCTATCAAAATAAAAtgctttttaaattattcttctcTATTTACTTTTAATCAGAGCTCTCAACATGTCTAAGTCACTTGCTTATTACCTGATTTAATCCAGTTTATTTATTAACAAGCAGACTCCAATCAATCTAATCTGATCTATTGTATGTTAGTCAGTTAAATAGATTGAGTTACAGActcacttaatattttttttaaaataaataaaattacaatatttttaatttaaatttaaata from the Vigna angularis cultivar LongXiaoDou No.4 chromosome 3, ASM1680809v1, whole genome shotgun sequence genome contains:
- the LOC108322059 gene encoding putative fasciclin-like arabinogalactan protein 20 — protein: MASSLALLFFIPSFVLSSFCHALPREAVFDAADVLLDSGFVSMALTLEVVAERLLEQSPSATVFAPSDSAFKKSGQPSLDLLRFHLAPLPLTPSSLRLLSAGARIPTMLPGQSLTVTTSPSDRATSINNIKLTPSPIYDDGFLLVYGIDRFFDPNFQFNGQGPSSDSNSFCSAKNRTSGASDSFNRAIQTLKSGGYSAVASFLGMQLSGVAEPNGITVFAPADDSVMNRIGDFDQYPSFFRRHVVPCRFLWNDLVNFGDGFMLPTFLDGFSINITRSDGVLILNGVPVLFPDLFFNDRVVVHGVSDILVAQDETFQENQKNLFDPFEF